In the Topomyia yanbarensis strain Yona2022 chromosome 3, ASM3024719v1, whole genome shotgun sequence genome, one interval contains:
- the LOC131687998 gene encoding uncharacterized protein LOC131687998, which translates to MSKGEKIVVERVIQRKGCYVTCELVEKFINEYLDDRDQVQISVRIDVLDRTYQNFLEAQAEIEKNEKQESLDARFMERIDFEERYCVAKGFLLSKRSVDAHELALNSSANSNTVPPATNHHLRLPKIDLPKFNGDFSRWMTYRDTFQSMIHVNAEIPAVVKLQYLLQSLEGEAKKPFESTDVIADNYGIAWETLLRRYDNRRLLKRQLFRALYDLPSFHSESAQDLHTLADDFHRHVKALAKLGEPVNQWDTPLTSILSYKLDSTTLQCFEEKMCNKEKVTYEELVEFLYQRVRILESVALDMHHRIQSCSTGAGKLQISKMASNAAVSIQPALVSGQDTQNNDVGCVVCSERHSIYQCSAFYQMPVAQRCELVSTRRLCWNCLSPGHISRRCNSKFSCRHCNERHHSLLHTSDTDLVASVEGSSEIHPQPSTSSGLSSVDPRRNGCIFLETVTLHVVDHFGKVHIARALLDSGSTSNFMSYSLADRLGPSSPIEIAVAGVGHVININRQLTATIKAVSLPFSTTLNFMLVAQPSLKLPSVPVDVAAWKIPEVTLADPQFHTPGGIDLIIGGELYQSLHTGRRLSLGDGLPMLVETLLGWTVSGGMNNAVAENNPVCLVSATNTSMQISLQEYDTIANTDTARTVVPLFVPLCSTTTAYVPPLSCHPHTVRSKVKEYRIPHSVLCNHEMLFNRPHRENVITYYSPMESPPSRRYNNFSESTLQHPM; encoded by the coding sequence ATGTCCAAAGGCGAGAAAATTGTAGTCGAAAGAGTTATACAACGCAAAGGTTGTTATGTCACGTGTGAGTTGGTGGAGAAATTTATCAACGAGTACTTAGATGATCGAGACCAGGTCCAGATCTCAGTGCGCATCGATGTTCTGGACCGCACATATCAAAATTTCTTGGAGGCTCAGGCCGAAAtagagaaaaatgaaaaacaagaaTCGTTGGACGCCCGCTTCATGGAACGTATAGATTTCGAAGAACGATATTGTGTTGCCAAAGGGTTTCTTCTGTCGAAACGTTCTGTTGATGCTCATGAGTTAGCACTCAACAGTTCTGCAAATTCCAATACCGTACCACCTGCTACAAACCATCACTTACGTCTACCGAAGATTGATCTCCCAAAATTTAATGGTGACTTTTCCCGTTGGATGACCTACCGAGACACGTTCCAATCGATGATACACGTTAATGCTGAGATTCCCGCAGTTGTGAAGCTCCAGTACTTACTGCAATCATTAGAAGGAGAAGCTAAAAAGCCATTCGAGAGCACTGATGTTATAGCCGATAACTATGGTATAGCTTGGGAGACGCTCCTGAGAAGATACGACAATCGCAGATTGTTAAAGCGCCAACTGTTTCGCGCTTTGTACGATCTTCCCTCCTTCCATTCGGAGTCTGCACAAGACCTGCATACATTGGCTGATGACTTCCATCGACATGTCAAGGCACTTGCTAAGCTAGGCGAACCCGTTAATCAGTGGGACACTCCACTCACTAGCATTTTGTCCTACAAACTGGATTCCACAACCCTGCAgtgttttgaagagaaaatgtGCAATAAAGAAAAGGTGACTTATGAAGAGCTCGTAGAATTCTTATACCAACGAGTCCGAATTTTGGAATCTGTCGCTTTAGATATGCACCACCGTATTCAGTCCTGTTCAACGGGGGCTGGCAAActgcaaatttcaaaaatggcTTCAAATGCTGCTGTTTCCATCCAACCAGCTCTTGTAAGTGGTCAAGACACGCAGAATAATGATGTAGGATGTGTCGTCTGCTCCGAACGACATTCTATCTACCAATGCTCAGCGTTTTATCAAATGCCCGTTGCTCAGCGTTGCGAATTGGTGTCCACACGAAGACTATGCTGGAACTGTCTGTCTCCGGGACATATAAGCAGAAGGTGTAATTCCAAGTTTTCTTGTCGCCATTGTAACGAAAGGCACCACTCACTGCTCCATACTTCCGATACCGACCTCGTTGCTTCTGTTGAAGGATCATCTGAGATACACCCTCAACCATCCACATCCTCTGGACTGAGCAGCGTGGATCCCCGCAGAAACGGTTGCATTTTCCTAGAAACTGTTACCCTTCACGTTGTTGATCATTTCGGAAAGGTACATATCGCACGGGCTCTGCTGGACTCAGGATCAACATCGAACTTTATGTCCTACAGCCTAGCAGACCGACTGGGACCAAGCTCCCCTATAGAAATTGCTGTTGCAGGAGTTGGGCATGTAATTAATATCAACCGACAGCTTACCGCAACAATAAAAGCCGTTTCACTGCCGTTCTCCACGACACTCAATTTTATGCTTGTTGCACAACCAAGTTTGAAGTTGCCCAGCGTTCCGGTAGACGTCGCAGCATGGAAGATTCCAGAAGTAACATTAGCAGACCCGCAATTCCATACACCTGGTGGAATCGATCTCATAATTGGTGGTGAACTATACCAGAGTTTGCACACAGGACGGAGACTGTCCTTAGGAGACGGTCTTCCAATGCTCGTCGAAACTTTGCTTGGATGGACTGTTTCTGGAGGAATGAACAACGCAGTCGCTGAAAATAATCCAGTATGTTTAGTATCTGCGACGAACACTTCTATGCAAATATCTCTCCAGGAATATGATACGATTGCTAACACCGATACTGCTCGTACTGTCGTACCACTATTCGTTCCGTTATGCTCCACCACCACTGCTTACGTTCCGCCTCTTTCGTGTCATCCACATACCGTTAGGTCGAAGGTTAAAGAGTATCGAATACCACACAGTGTCCTTTGCAACCACGAAATGCTTTTCAATCGTCCTCACCGAGAAAATGTCATAACCTACTATTCACCAATGGAATCGCCTCCAAGTCGTCGATACAACAATTTCTCTGAAAGCACCCTCCAACACCCCATGTAG
- the LOC131691565 gene encoding syntaxin-6 isoform X2 → MKDRMSINRNSDRDITARQPLLDSCEHGSTQNQASKNFINNNCIIGSGHNGGTHIGSNLNNNNLNLAGTGKHLISSAGAAMASSRHSGAKYSKLENNLDDSPTHYAPSSSSVLDGGSNRFVEDTLATQQRILSTQDEQLDVISDSIGTLKTVSRQIGIELDEQAVMLDEFGNELEQTESKLDSTMKKVAKVLHMTNDRRQWMAIVILSIALVVVIIFYIIL, encoded by the exons ATGAAAGATCGCATGAGCATCAACCGAAATAGTGATCGGGACATAACTGCAAGGCAACCCTTACTAGATAGCTGTGAGCACGGATCTACGCAAAACCAAGCGAGCAAGAACTTCATCAACAACAACTGTATAATCGGTAGTGGTCATAACGGCGGAACGCACATTGGCAGCAATTTGAACAACAACAATCTTAATTTAGCCGGTACTGGTAAGCACCTGATCAGCTCGGCTGGAGCAGCAATGGCGTCGTCACGGCATAGTGGTGCCAAGTATTCCAAGCTGGAAAACAACCTGGACGACAGTCCGACTCATTATGCACCTTCTTCCTCTTCGGTACTTGACGGCGGATCGAATCGATTTGTGGAGGACACGCTTGCTACTCAGCAGCGAATACTGTCAACCCAGGATGAACAGTTGGATGTGATCAGTGATTCGATTGGCACACTGAAAACGGTGTCGCGCCAAATCGGCATCGAATTAGATGAACAGGCCGT GATGCTTGATGAATTTGGAAACGAGTTGGAGCAAACAGAATCCAAATTGGACTCAACCATGAAGAAAGTCGCCAAAGTATTGCACATGACTAATG ACCGCCGACAGTGGATGGCGATCGTTATACTGTCTATTGCACTGGTAGTTGTGATAATTTTCTACATCATCCTTTAA
- the LOC131691565 gene encoding syntaxin-10 isoform X1 — protein sequence MMEDPFFVVKDEVFKALNKTRGLYLRWRELNDAHSGGTTAEAEWTTTELKNSLRSIEWDLEDLEDTISIVEKNPSKFKIDNKELSSRRQFIDATRDEVKSMKDRMSINRNSDRDITARQPLLDSCEHGSTQNQASKNFINNNCIIGSGHNGGTHIGSNLNNNNLNLAGTGKHLISSAGAAMASSRHSGAKYSKLENNLDDSPTHYAPSSSSVLDGGSNRFVEDTLATQQRILSTQDEQLDVISDSIGTLKTVSRQIGIELDEQAVMLDEFGNELEQTESKLDSTMKKVAKVLHMTNDRRQWMAIVILSIALVVVIIFYIIL from the exons ATGATGGAAGATCCATTTTTCGTAGTGAAAGA CGAAGTATTCAAGGCGCTGAACAAGACACGTGGACTGTACCTTCGGTGGCGGGAGCTAAACGATGCACACTCCGGTGGCACAACAGCAGAAGCTGAATGGACCACAACGGAACTGAAAAATTCCCTGCGTAGTATCGAATGGGATCTTGAAGATCTCGAGGACACTATCA GTATTGTAGAAAAGAATCCTAGCAAATTTAAAATCGACAACAAGGAACTATCCAGCCGGCGACAGTTCATTGATGCCACCCGCGATGAGGTCAAGTCGATGAAAGATCGCATGAGCATCAACCGAAATAGTGATCGGGACATAACTGCAAGGCAACCCTTACTAGATAGCTGTGAGCACGGATCTACGCAAAACCAAGCGAGCAAGAACTTCATCAACAACAACTGTATAATCGGTAGTGGTCATAACGGCGGAACGCACATTGGCAGCAATTTGAACAACAACAATCTTAATTTAGCCGGTACTGGTAAGCACCTGATCAGCTCGGCTGGAGCAGCAATGGCGTCGTCACGGCATAGTGGTGCCAAGTATTCCAAGCTGGAAAACAACCTGGACGACAGTCCGACTCATTATGCACCTTCTTCCTCTTCGGTACTTGACGGCGGATCGAATCGATTTGTGGAGGACACGCTTGCTACTCAGCAGCGAATACTGTCAACCCAGGATGAACAGTTGGATGTGATCAGTGATTCGATTGGCACACTGAAAACGGTGTCGCGCCAAATCGGCATCGAATTAGATGAACAGGCCGT GATGCTTGATGAATTTGGAAACGAGTTGGAGCAAACAGAATCCAAATTGGACTCAACCATGAAGAAAGTCGCCAAAGTATTGCACATGACTAATG ACCGCCGACAGTGGATGGCGATCGTTATACTGTCTATTGCACTGGTAGTTGTGATAATTTTCTACATCATCCTTTAA